In Oryza sativa Japonica Group chromosome 1, ASM3414082v1, the genomic stretch ATATTACtggtagaaaaaaagaaatatctgATGCTCTTCGCAGCCACATTGCCTCGTGACTTCCCTGACTGGTGAGGGACTGCGGGCAAAACGCAACTGCACTACACAggcctttttaaatttttttatcacatcaaaacttttttatacatataaactttaaactttttcatcacatcgtttcaatttcaactaaacttttaattttagcataAACTAAACAGACCCACATGCAAGTTCTACTGTACTACAATCGTGTGGGCAGCGGCGCCTTTTTTTGGTGCTCGACAAAGTGCTACCAAAACGCTGCGAAAAAAGCAAAAGGCAGCAGGGTGACCTCTAGAGTATTTTATTGACCATCGACGCCATTCTCACCATCCAGTGGTCACtgctcctccttcctttcctttcAGACCCCACGCCTGCGAGAAAAATAGAATAATGGGGGTGGCCAGCAAAGTGCCAAAGGAAAAGGGAATCGCCATCCCATAAAAAGCAGGGCGTGAGCAGAGAGCTGCCTCCAGCCCAGTGAGAGTAGGACTGGCTCGGCTCGCTCACTCGGTCAGCTGCACACACACTGCACTTCGGCTCACTCTCTCCActgttcttcttcctcggcgaggggggaaggaggaggcgagAGCTCGAGGCGgctaggaggaggagatggagggagATTCGGCGAGGAGGCTCGCATTGCTGGGGCTGTGCCTGGGCCTGCTTCTGCTGGCGCCCTCCCATCTGGCCTCGGCCGCTGCGGTGGAGGATGGTATGCTTTGCTGTCTCTTCGATCGTTTCTGTTTCTTGCCCTTGCTGGAGGATCAGTAGTGCTGCTGTTCTTTTGATGCTGGAGGATCCAAGGCAGTATTTTGACATATTTGTGGAATATTTGGTTGGAGTTTGTGGGGATGGGTAGTTTTCTGCATCACAGATCTCAGCAAATAGAGAAATCATGCGATTTAGTACCTCTCCGCATCCCACATTTGTATAACAAATGCGGAGTTCATTAGCACATATACATAGCACTGAGGAGAAATTTGAAGGGTGGGTaggagaagagaaaaataatCCCCTAGGAAAATGGTGTGGTAAAGCATGCCAAGAAGTTAGCTTTGTGCCCTAGGAATCAAGAGATGTGGTTGCACTCGTGAGGAAGGAGTGTGATAGCCCCCccccctttatttttttttctctttttgtagAGCATATGGTTCAGTATACCTGCAAAGTAAAGGTCCTAGAAAGTAGGAAGGAGCCTTGGCCCTTGATAGCTGAGATAACATTTaccaaggctgtgtttagatccaaagtttggatccaaactttagtccttttccatcacatcaacttgtcatacacacccaacttttcagtcacatcatcttcaatttcaatcaaaatccaAATTTTGCGCTGAACTAGACACAGCCCAATTATCCAAACCTGTCCTGTTACTGAAGTCTGAACAGCCAAAAACTGACCAGTTATACTGCCACTTGTGCCAAAGCTTTCCTGGGAATGTAGTTTTTTGCAGTGACCAGTGTAACCACTTCTTTTAAGTACATTAATtggataaaaatatttatacctgCTTAATACACATCCCCCTTCCTTACTTGCCTTTGAGTTTAGTCTGCATGTATATACCTTTATAAAATTATTCCTTTTCTATGATTCATGCAATTTTATGTTTGAAAATGACTAAAAACCCCCAAGTGAGCTGTCCTGTATGATGAGAGAGACATTCTGTTGGGTGCAGAATGCTGCTAACAAAACCACTTGAAAGATTCAGAAAATCTTCAGGCTTGTAACTGAAAGAGTTTCAGTTTCCTATCTTGTCCAAAGGAGGTATTATGAACCTCTATGCAAGGACGAAGTTGCATGAAAGTCAAAATGAAATGTGGCGTAGTAGTAAACTTGGATCCAGGCCGAACAGCACAGCAGCAGAAACCAGTGAGCCAGTGTCCTGCAAACGCGTTCAATGAACCGTCCAGTAAAAAGGTCAAATGGCTTATTAAAAGGATGGCCGTGAGGGTCCATGCCTGTCTCTTTAATTTTTCGTACCTTAACCTCCCCAGAATTACGCTACGGGCCGTGGTGATTTCCTCCGGACATGGGCAGCTCTGGAGTCTGGACCACTGCATGAGGCTCTCCATGGTGGGATGGTGGATAGGGTAGGGTTGGTGGATGTTTCACTTTCACCACATAATATCGTCGTGCATAGTCACATGGCTGTCCTTGTAAGGACATTGAAGCACAGTAAAGTGGCCTACCCGCAGTGCCCCAATGAAATGCATTGGATGTACAATAGAAAAACATGGACATGTTTTCTCTCCTATAGTACTGAATTAGAGGTTTTAGCTGTTAAATTTTGGCACAGGAGATTTAATTATGGTACAGTTTATCTGTGCAACCGTGCTTTCAACTGGGAGGGTAGCCATAAAAACAAGCTTGAGAAGTCACTCACTTATAAGAAAAACCAGTCCTAGAAATGAACTTTCCCAAACTCTACTGTGATGGTTCATTTCACTTGTTACACATGTTTCCGTAGAAAGGTTCCCGTAAATGTCCTAGGTTTTtatctgaaatttatttttttttgtcactgtTATGCATTTGATTTGAGTTGTACAGTGCCATTCAATTCAGTCTGAGTTGTacattattttatatatgtcATAATAAAGATAGTCCAGCGCATTGTGTACTAGGTTCAGTGGGGGATCATATTTACGGTTCGTCCTATCCTACAAAAGGGTAGAGCTACACAACTTAAAATAGTTATGGTTTTATTGcattgcagacttgcagtagATGTACTTGGCTTCACTTGCATGGGAACGCTTTCACATATAACATGGGTAGATATTAAGTAGAGTTCTTGAGAAATATATTTTCTGCCTCTTGGTCTTGGATTGCAGCTGTGTTACTTTTGGAGATCTAAATTGACCTTGGCACTTACATGAGCAAGTGATCTCTTTGCACAACAGGCTTGCTCAGCAATGGTGACTTTGAGACAGCACCAGCTGGTGGTTTTGTCAAATCTGCTTCAGTTGCTGAAGGTGCATCATCGATCCCTGGCTGGACGATCAATGGGACAGTCGAGCTCATCTCAGCAGGCCAGCACCAGGGTGGCATGATTCTTATTGTTCCACAGGGTATCCTACAGAGCTTTTCTCCTTCTGTCCTCTGATCAATCAAGTTGCACCACTGATTTGTATTCGACATGTTTAATATTTGGATTTTCATTTCAGGGGATCATGCTGTACGTCTTGGAAACGACGCAAGTATAGGGCAGGTGGTGCAGGTTGAGAAGGGCTCAGAGTATGCTATCACGTTCAGTGCTGCCCGAACGTGTGCACAGCTAGAGTCACTCAATGTGTCTGTGCTCGGTGGTGCATCACAGACAGTGGACCTGCAGACATTGTACAACATAGAAGGCTGGGATGCATATGCATTGGCTTTTCAGGCAACAGATGAGCAGGCGAGCCTTGAGTTCAGGAACCCTGGTATGGAGGATGATCCGACTTGTGGACCTATCCTTGACAACGTTGCCATAAAGAAGCTCTTCACTCCAGACAAACCAAAGGGTATGACAGTTCTGCTTATCTCTATACCTATTAGAGTGTATATCCTTACAGGATGTCTTAAGAGAGCTAGAGGTGCTCTAGTTTGTATGGTTCTTAAGTCATCACTTGGTATTGTCTTCTTTCAACAGATACTGTGGTGTCAAATGGAGACTTTGAGGAGGGTCCATGGATGTTTCCAAACACGAGCTTTGGGGTGCTTCTCCCAACCAACCTCGATGAGCAGACGTCTGCCTTGCCTGGCTGGATGATTGAGTCAAACCGAGCTGTCCGCTTTGTCGACTCTGACCAATACACCGTTCCCCAAGGGAAGCGCGCCATTGAGCTTCTATCAGGGAAGGAAGGCATCATCTCACAGATGGTCGAGACAACCCCTCAGAAAGAGTACAGCCTGACATTCACATTGGGCTCAGCAGGGGATTCATGCCAGCCACCAATGGCTGTCATGGCATTCGCAGGTGACCAGGCCCAGAACTTCCACTACTCGCCCATGGGTAATGCCACAAGCCAGGCTGCGAATGTGACATTCACAGCACGAGCTGAGAGGACGCGGGTAGCGTTCTACAGTGTGTATTACAACACGAGAAGCGACGACCACAGCTCGCTCTGTGGGCCAGTGATCGATGATGTGCGCGTCTGGGGCTTGAATGGAGCTGCTGGGTTGAAGGCAAGTATTGGGCTGCTGCTTGGCATTGTTAGCATTGTCAGTCTGATGTTGTTCTGAATCTCTTAGTGATTGTGGTCGAAAGATATATAaacctcttctgtaagtatgaGGAGGCCACTAGTTTTGGTAGTAAGCTTGAAGTTTCTATTAGGTTGAGTAATGTGAGATTGTGAGCTTAGGCTAAAGCTACCTGAAGCTATGTATGGCTGTTTCTGTTGCTTTCTTTTGTGATTCAGAAAGTAACATGCCATTGTGGGAAGTGTGTGGTGGTTAGTGTGCCAAGAGCTTGTAATGTTCAAATATCATCCCTTCAATATATTAGAAATTTCAGGAGTTGATCCGATCTCCATTGTCTTCTAGTCTGATGAATGCCGTTTCAGACATGTACGCGTGGAGTGTGTTGACAGAATTCATCAGGCAATGCGTACAAGCAGAAAGCCACAAAAGGGTTGGTTTGTACCTGGAGCCTGGAGAAGTGGAGAGTTCATGTTCATCATCTGCTGCTTCCGGGGCCTCCTCGCGAGTGCCTTGGACGGTGTTCGCTGAGCTCCGATCGCTTGGCGTGCATCAGATCCCAAATCGTAGGACCTAGATAGTGGCCAAAGGATAAGTCCGACTTTGATATCTCGCGCTTCCAGCGGAGGGAGAGAAGGTAGCGAGGAGAGGAGGCTGGGTCAGGTGGGGAGGATGATTCATCGCGATGCCCTCTTCCGGCAACGTTAGGCGGCTGCAGGCCTGCAAACATCGGCCGATTTGCCGGACTAGCCgcgggaggagggagcgagAACAAGAGTACAAGACGAAACGGCCCCAGTGGGGTACCTCGTTTTCCCGTCGGAGCGCGTTCTTCTAAACTGAGCCGCTGGACCGAGAAGGCGAAACATCCATGTTAAACCCCCTACGCTGAACGGCCCCGTTCTGGCCCACACTAGATCCGGACCATAACCATCTGCCTCGGTTTTAACGCACTGTCCTCATCTTCCCGTTAGAAATAAGtgcactttgactccctcaaatatAGCTCCAATCTAATTCGTTTTCCTCAACGTTATATTGTATATCTTGACCCTTAAATATTAAAACTGGTGTAATTTGCTTCCTCGGTCAATTTGGGAGCAATTTTCGCAGGCATGGCTTTTTATTTGATCAAACTACCTGAGTCAGTATGTGGTGCCCACATATCAGtgacctctctctttcttctccccCTCTTTCCCATACCGATACACTGCCAGCTCCTCACCTTGTTTTTGCTCGCCGCCACCTTCTCTCCTCCAGCGCCGACGAACAAGCAGCCCTCTCTATCCAAGCTAGCAGCCTCGTCCTAAGTTACTGATGGTATTAGGAGGGGAGTATCCTTCCCGATGGCAGCAAGGGCAGAAAAGGGCGGTGGGAGAAGGCGGGCTGGTTGGTAGCACAGAGGGCGCGCATGATAGGGGCAGGAGGACTAGGCAACAGGAGAGGATAATGGTGAAGACGGTAAGCAAGGGGAAACAATAGGGATGTGTGGAGCAGGAGCTGGAGCAGGTCAACCAAGTGGCAAGCGGCACAGTGGCCTTTGCAGTGGAGAAGGCGTAGGATGCCTGagcacgacgacgatgatgacacGTGCGACGCCACCGTCACAGCGGAGAACATCAAGTAGGCGCAACAGTAGGACTTGGGGACACACAACGAGATGgttggctggcggcggcgaggaggcagaAAAAATCGTGCTCTTGTTGGCTGGGTTGTCGACGGCGTGAGGACTAGAGAGGCAGAAACGGACTCCGCCTTCGTTGGCTGGCCCTATAACACAACGTCCGAGCTCTTGTGAAGGGTTGGTGCTTCCATCGCTGCTCTAGGGTAGcaaccgccgccgtcctctcagCCACCAACAAGCAGATTCTGTCAAGGAGACAACGGATGTGGATGTCACTTATGGCGGGCGCTGACCTGCTCAGCAGCACGATGTTCGACCTCTTGGCCGTCATCCTCCCAAGCGTTCACCAGGATACCGACGGAGGAGGAAAACCAAAGGGGAAAACCCGAAAAAGTAGAAGAGagttgagggggggggggttgctAGGAAGAGGGGCCATCGCCGATGTCGACGAGCTCATGGTGGATGTGCAAGAGCGTGCCATTGTTCACCCCCTATGACTGATAGAAAAGGAGGGGGAAGTAATTGTCGCccacggagagagagaggacaatAGGATAAAGAATGGACATTGAGGTCCCTTTGCTGACTCAGCCAGCCAGACTAGTCAACAAGTCACGTCAACAAAAAGTACTAAGGGAGTTAAACTACCtcggttttaatagttaaagGGTCAAAATATCTGTATTGTGGTTGAGGGAGTACAAATCAGATTGAATATTTTAAGAAAGTcaaaagtagacttattcctgTATGTCACTACCGTCTAAGACCAAGTCCTTCCGTCTCCGTTgcgagcaattttacggtccttgagaaggtaccatgaggtaccattttttctattgtaaatttggtacctcttgatACCTCGGTACTATGAAGTATCatgaggtatcaaattttatactaaatttttggtacctcatggtatctACTCAAGAACCGTAGAATTGCTCCTCCGTTGCGCTCTGGGCATGCGGAGCCGCACATAATCTGCGGCAAGTTGGCCGCGGACGGGCTCTCCCACATCCACAACTTCCCGTCTGCTCGCTCTTCCATGATACCATCAGATGACTCTAGCACGATGAGCGTGGCGTACTGGCGTTCCGGCCTTCGCGTGCACCTGGGCGCTGGAATTCCGGATTGGCTGCGAGCCACCTGATCCAGACAAAATCGCCCCGAGGGTGATCTTAGTGCTTTGACAAGATCTGCATGGCGGCAGCCTCATGAACATCGGCAAGAACATCCTAGTTGCACCGCGCACTACCATCTGGCCATTGCAGTGCCACCAGTCACCACTACAAGCCACTAACAAACCTCGCGCTTGTTGTTAGTCGTCACTAGCTTGAGACAACAACTTTACAGGATATGTATACTTACTGGTGCAGACACAAGCTCGATCAGCAGTTAAAACCTTTCTAACAAATCATTGAAGGAAGACAATCATTGGATGACTGGAGTTAATACTAAGCAGAAACAATCATCTATGCATCGAGTGGCAGAGAAGGTGAGAAGGAAATTTAGGGGAAATCAAGTGTTTCGTGTCAGCATGGGATGCTgaaaaaggagagagggagaaagaaacaaaatttCGCAGCTCACTCTAGTCACCGGTAGAACCGCGAACAAGTTGACGCGGAATTGGTGCCACTCGGGTCATTTGTGTGTCTGACTCGCTGAGTTGACCACACCATGGATTCGCGAGGTAACGTTAATTGGTGCCGCGCCTGAGCGCAACGAGACGACGACCATAAGCGAGTTCGGCCGTTTCATCATGCAGACTTGAAGCGGTGAAGCCCTCCCATGTGCTCTGTGAACCGAGCAAACGTTGCTGTCATGGTGTCACTGGAAAACTCTCGGGTTTTTGACTGATTTTGCTCTCACGGGCAAAGCTAGCATGCAAAGGTCTGCAGGTTTGTTGTGATCGATGGTGCACGGTAAAGGCGCCGGGCGCATGATCTTTAGCCGCTGCCAAGGCATGATCCGAGCTGTGCTGCACGATCGCCACTCGCCCTAGATACACTCGGCCTGGATATAACGATATAGCACGCTCGATCGATCAGCAAAAAGTAATGGCTTCCAGGTCGTTCTCAGTTCCAGCAGCAGGCACTAGCGTGGTAGTACATCTATCTGAACGACGACGGGACTTGGACACATGGGAGGTAGTACAGCCAGTAGTCTCTGAATTGCTGTGTGTATTAAGCAGCAGCCTGCTTTGTTTGTTTCTTCAGAAAATCCATATGCAACAAGGGTGTGTTCGAGGAGAAGGAGATCAgagagattgagaagatacgcaaaacgaggtgagccattagcgcatgattaattgagtattaactattttaaatttaaaaaatggattaatatgattttttaaagcaactttcctatagaaaatttttgcaaaaaacgcaccgtttagtagtttgggaagcgtgcgcgcggaaaacgatgtgCTTTCTCATCCTATCTCACACaaaagaacgcagcctaagtcATTACacgtggattttggaggaaacttaAAAACTTTTTTCATTGCATTGGGCTATTATTCACCACACTTAATACACATTTACTGTATAGGCCATAATTGGGCTTAATCTATATTGGGTTGTGTTTCATTTTTACTGTTGAACTGAGTTTGAGATCGGCGTGTGCTTGGTGAGCTCATGTCATGGACAACTCTAATCCAGCACCATCATATGTATCTAGGGGTGTAAGTGGAAAATCCTGAtactcatatatataaatatatatatatatatatatatatatatatatatatatata encodes the following:
- the LOC4325142 gene encoding protein BIIDXI is translated as MEGDSARRLALLGLCLGLLLLAPSHLASAAAVEDGLLSNGDFETAPAGGFVKSASVAEGASSIPGWTINGTVELISAGQHQGGMILIVPQGDHAVRLGNDASIGQVVQVEKGSEYAITFSAARTCAQLESLNVSVLGGASQTVDLQTLYNIEGWDAYALAFQATDEQASLEFRNPGMEDDPTCGPILDNVAIKKLFTPDKPKDTVVSNGDFEEGPWMFPNTSFGVLLPTNLDEQTSALPGWMIESNRAVRFVDSDQYTVPQGKRAIELLSGKEGIISQMVETTPQKEYSLTFTLGSAGDSCQPPMAVMAFAGDQAQNFHYSPMGNATSQAANVTFTARAERTRVAFYSVYYNTRSDDHSSLCGPVIDDVRVWGLNGAAGLKASIGLLLGIVSIVSLMLF